The nucleotide window GTTGTCGTGGCGGCAGTTCCAACTCGGTTGGTTTCGTGGTGATCGTTGCGTTCATTGGTGGCCTCCCAGCCGTGTCGGCTGCTCGGGAGTGGTGCGTTCGGTGAGCGGTTCTGAGTCGGACGGTTCGACTGCGGACAGCCACTCGTCGACGGTGTAGGTCCGCTCGTCGTCCGTCTGCGGGTGTTCCGTGTACGGAACGACGCCGCGAAGCGTCTCCTCGCCCGTCTCGTCGTCATCCTCGTAGATCGCAAGCGAGATGAACGGCACCCGCAGTCGTTCGCGTGAGTCGTCACAGTCGGACTCGAGCAGCGACTGCTGGACCTCTCGTCGACGGAACGCCGGCTCGAGCGAATGGCCATGTTGGGCAGCCCAGCGCTCGAACTCGCAGACGAGTTCGTCACGTGTCGTCGGCCGGTCGTCGTCGGCTGCATCGACGGTATGACACTCGGGCGGCCAGTGGGTGCTCCGATAGGCGTCGATCTGCCCGGCATCGGAGAGTCGCCGGAGCCGTTCGACGACGTCGTTGATCGCCCCGGTAACGTTCGTCGGGGTCGTCGGCCGCACGTAGCAGTCGATCCGAAGGCTCGCCTCCGAATCGAGGTCGACAGCAGGTGACGTCGTCGCTAGATACTCATTGACCGACATAGCCACCCTCCGTTCGCCGTGCGAGATCCTTCGAGACGAGCGACTCGAGAACGGATAACAGCGTTAGCTTCGGGAGTGCCAACAACTCCTGGAGTTCCGTCACCGTCGGCTCCTCCAACACGAGGAGGGAGAGATAGACCAGTTTCGTCTGTGGCGACATGAGATCGTCCGGAACGGTGAACTGTTGTGTACTCGTGGACATCATCCATGGGAGATGCCAACGAACGATCATATAAAGCTGACTGAGCCATGCGCACAAATGCCACATGAGTGCCAGCGGGCGATACGACCACGGAGTTGTACCACGGAACAGTATAGCGGCACGATTCTCCGCAAATCGGCGTGTACAGGGACTCCAGACGGCGCACAAACGCAACTGAACTCGAGCCACGTGGTTGACTCGGGCGGTTCCCGCTCGAGCGACGAGCGCACGCACGGCCGACGGAGTTAGACAGTCGTCGTGGCCGTACGTGAGCGAACTGGTGACGACGTCGTCACCCGCCGGTTCCACTTACATTCCCATGTCTTCGGCCGCCGTCGGGATCGGAAGGTCGTGCGGTGAGACGCCCAGCAGTTCCGCGGCGTGGTCGAGTGCCATGTCGAACCCGTAGTAGCGCTCGAGTTCGTCGCCGTCGGCAGTTGGGCGTACTTTCAGCATCGCGTACCCCTCGCGGTTCTGCGCGATCGCAGCAGTCGCACCGGGACGGGCCGTCGACGTCTCGCCGATCGCTGCGAACTCGAGAAGTCGTTCCGTCTCGGTTTCGTCGTAGCTCGCCGTGATACCGTCCGCTTCGGCCGTTCGATCGTCGGTCATGGCTGGTACTCACGGATCGACGACCGGGAAGCTATCGGTTCCGGCACGGCACGAGCGCGGAACCGATACCGATTTTTTCGTTCCTTGAGAGGATGTGGCCGTGAGCCGGACGGAGTCACCGAAGACGGCGCGACTGATCGCGACGTTCCGCCAGACGCAGGCGGTCGCGATTCAGTGGGTCGTCGTCTCCGCGATCGGTTTTTTCGCCTTCGCCTACGGCTTCGGGCACGTTCTCGCAGCGATTCGAGGGCGGCCGCTCGAGCCGATCATCATCTCGCCGTTCGCGCCGCCGGACGTGCTCGTCTGGCTCGCGATTTCGGGGGTGCTGGTCGCGCTCGTCGTCGTTCCACACGAGTTGCTCCACGGGGTGGTCATGGCCTACTATGGCGCCGAACCGGAGTACGGTGTCGGCGTGTCACACTTCGTCTTGCCGTACGCGTACGCGAAAACACGGACGACGAGTTACACGCGAAATCAGATGCTCGCCGCCCTGCTCGCGCCGTTCGTGGGGATTACGGCCGTCGGACTCGTAGCGATGGTCGTCTATCCGAGCCCGCTGGTGCTCGTCCCGCTCGCAGCCAACGCTGCTGGCTCGATCGGTGATCTCTGGATGGCCGCCGTTCTGTTACAGTATCCGGCCGACGTCCGCGTCGCACCGCTGCCCGACGCCGACGTACAGGGCTTTGGCATCTATGGCTCGAGCGACCGTGATCGTCGCTTCCCGGGTGCACGCGTCATCTCGACGGTCGTCACCGGCGCGGTCGGCACCCTCTCGGTGCTGTCGATCGTGCTCGTTGGCTGGGTGTTGGTGTCGCTCGCCGTCGGGTCGGGAACCGTCGTGATCGGCGATCCGAACGGGGGCTGGCTCCTCTTTCGACACGAACGCCACGCCCACGGCGCTGTCCACCTCGAGGTCGGCGCGACGCTCGTACTCGCCGTGACAACGCTCGGCGGCCTCGGCTGGGCGCTCGTCCGAGCGGGGTATCGAGCGCTCGTCGCGGCGACGACCCGGTCGTAACGACCGCGAAACCGTAACGCTCGAGCGTCCCTCGAACCGACGACTGGTATGTCCAAGTGGCTCCAAAGCGGCCGCCGTCGCGACGTCTGCATCCTGCTCGCTGGGTCGGCTGATGGCGAACTACGTGGCCAGCAGCTGAAATCGCGCCTCGAGTCGCACTACGATGACCACCTCGAACCGAAATCGTTCTACGGGTCGTTGTCGGCGCTCGTCGACGCGGGACTCGTCGAGAAACGAACGGACGGGATCCACGACGTCTACGCGCTCACGGAGGGTGGTGAACGTCGGTTGCGAGCGCACTACAACTGGATGCGTGCGTGTCTCGACGGCGACGCGGATTCTGATTAGTCCATCGACAGGTCACGAGAGCGGTGAGTGTCGGTGCGAAACACGTCCGTTGGCACCGCCTGCAGCGACACAGACGGCTTTTGTCGTCCGAAAATGGAATATCCCGCCGGGACCGGGGTGTTTTTCCGGGATGGGAACAAAGTGAAACCGAGTAGATGACCACGGGCCAGCCCGAATTCACAACTGACGCCGACCTGGAGTGGTGTTACGACGCGGTTCACGGCGTCTCGCGGACTTTCTCGATCACTATCGATCGGCTCGAGGAGCCGATGGCGAGACACATCTGTATCGGATACCTCCTCTGTCGTGTCGCAGACACGATCGAAGACGCGGGACACATCCCGCCGGACGCGCAGACCGAGTTGCTCACGACGTACGACCAGTTACTCGA belongs to Natronorubrum aibiense and includes:
- a CDS encoding DUF7111 family protein, which encodes MTDDRTAEADGITASYDETETERLLEFAAIGETSTARPGATAAIAQNREGYAMLKVRPTADGDELERYYGFDMALDHAAELLGVSPHDLPIPTAAEDMGM
- a CDS encoding DUF3267 domain-containing protein — translated: MSRTESPKTARLIATFRQTQAVAIQWVVVSAIGFFAFAYGFGHVLAAIRGRPLEPIIISPFAPPDVLVWLAISGVLVALVVVPHELLHGVVMAYYGAEPEYGVGVSHFVLPYAYAKTRTTSYTRNQMLAALLAPFVGITAVGLVAMVVYPSPLVLVPLAANAAGSIGDLWMAAVLLQYPADVRVAPLPDADVQGFGIYGSSDRDRRFPGARVISTVVTGAVGTLSVLSIVLVGWVLVSLAVGSGTVVIGDPNGGWLLFRHERHAHGAVHLEVGATLVLAVTTLGGLGWALVRAGYRALVAATTRS
- a CDS encoding HTH domain-containing protein; translation: MSVNEYLATTSPAVDLDSEASLRIDCYVRPTTPTNVTGAINDVVERLRRLSDAGQIDAYRSTHWPPECHTVDAADDDRPTTRDELVCEFERWAAQHGHSLEPAFRRREVQQSLLESDCDDSRERLRVPFISLAIYEDDDETGEETLRGVVPYTEHPQTDDERTYTVDEWLSAVEPSDSEPLTERTTPEQPTRLGGHQ
- a CDS encoding helix-turn-helix domain-containing protein, with protein sequence MMSTSTQQFTVPDDLMSPQTKLVYLSLLVLEEPTVTELQELLALPKLTLLSVLESLVSKDLARRTEGGYVGQ
- a CDS encoding PadR family transcriptional regulator, producing the protein MSKWLQSGRRRDVCILLAGSADGELRGQQLKSRLESHYDDHLEPKSFYGSLSALVDAGLVEKRTDGIHDVYALTEGGERRLRAHYNWMRACLDGDADSD